Proteins co-encoded in one Paraburkholderia edwinii genomic window:
- a CDS encoding nucleoside hydrolase, whose amino-acid sequence MKRLFLAASCAIVMTGCGGGDDGSTNSTASVNSAPMVIVDSDYNTLSDDGQLGVMAAQLQAQNKINVLGITVVSGNQWLKQGVADALKSMEQIGADKRIGIYVGANYALSHPYSEIQQELAQFPGGDGYLGAWDTPEPTSDADLVAPPDGFATHTQVQSKSAVDFIVDSVKAHPNQVTILAIGPMTNIAMATQQHPEIVPMIKQIIYMGGAIDVAGNTTPTAEFNWWFDPEAVRDVLRLPIKQTVIPLDVTNTVQMDKTVYDRVAHDPNKQTIITQLFKQLNGFGFDGKSGFENDPSYTTDIWDTLTIAYLMDPTLATQTEERWVDVDTTFGANDGKATGYASSPPVGLQKMTIVKAFDNARFFDLYVDLLTRPVPVNLP is encoded by the coding sequence TTGAAACGGCTATTTCTGGCAGCGTCATGTGCGATCGTGATGACGGGTTGTGGCGGCGGTGACGATGGAAGTACAAACAGCACAGCAAGCGTGAACAGCGCGCCGATGGTAATCGTCGACAGCGACTACAACACGCTTAGCGATGACGGACAACTCGGCGTGATGGCGGCACAACTGCAGGCACAGAACAAGATCAACGTGCTGGGCATTACGGTCGTGTCCGGCAACCAGTGGCTTAAGCAAGGCGTGGCCGATGCTTTGAAGTCGATGGAGCAAATCGGTGCGGATAAGCGGATCGGCATCTACGTAGGTGCGAACTATGCACTGTCGCATCCGTATTCCGAGATTCAGCAGGAGCTCGCGCAGTTTCCCGGTGGCGATGGATATCTGGGTGCGTGGGACACACCTGAACCGACCTCCGACGCCGACCTCGTCGCACCGCCTGACGGCTTTGCAACGCATACGCAGGTACAGAGCAAGAGCGCGGTTGATTTCATTGTCGACTCGGTCAAGGCACACCCAAACCAGGTGACGATACTCGCCATTGGTCCAATGACAAATATTGCAATGGCCACGCAGCAACACCCCGAAATCGTGCCGATGATCAAGCAGATTATCTACATGGGCGGCGCGATCGATGTGGCCGGCAATACGACGCCGACGGCCGAATTCAACTGGTGGTTCGATCCTGAAGCCGTGCGCGACGTGCTGCGTTTGCCCATCAAACAGACGGTGATTCCACTCGACGTGACCAACACGGTGCAGATGGACAAGACCGTCTATGACCGCGTGGCACACGACCCGAACAAGCAGACCATCATCACGCAGCTCTTCAAGCAGCTGAACGGCTTCGGGTTCGACGGGAAAAGCGGCTTTGAAAACGATCCGAGTTATACGACCGACATCTGGGACACGCTGACCATCGCGTACCTGATGGACCCGACGCTCGCGACCCAGACGGAGGAGCGCTGGGTCGATGTGGACACAACCTTTGGTGCGAACGACGGCAAGGCGACGGGCTACGCCAGTTCGCCGCCTGTGGGCCTGCAGAAGATGACCATCGTCAAGGCGTTCGACAATGCGCGCTTCTTCGATCTTTACGTCGATCTGCTGACGCGGCCCGTGCCGGTGAATCTGCCGTGA
- a CDS encoding MFS transporter, with translation MSSLPSRSRQISILLTVSCGFIMAMLDVTVVNVALSDIQHDFSVRLASLVWVVDAYTLTFAALLLLGGALADRLGARRVYVLGLALFICASALCGAAGSVAMLIGARLAQGVAAALFVPSSLSLLTESFEDRHVRAKIVGIWSAIVSVAFASGPLVGGVLVHRFGWRSIFYLNLPVGLIGIALAFAFLHRSRRKSHALDMPSHALVMIALAALSFVLIEGPVFGWSSPAIVGAALLVPVVLLVAIVRERRATTPVIPVDLARNATFWALNGIGACMNVVVFGEIFVLSLFIQKVDGETALGAGVRMLPVMAVFAIANFCSGHLSARLGARRLLLGGIGLAAIASLAATVLGTGLPYGWLIVPIALVNVGVGFAVPAMTAAVMHEAGQRNANIGAAVLNANRQIGALAGVAGLGIVQHLTGDWAESLRIGFAIFVVCLAIAFMLAWWRVHAAPKEMEAAEASAVH, from the coding sequence ATGTCCTCGCTTCCTTCGCGTTCCAGGCAGATCTCGATTCTGCTCACCGTCTCGTGCGGTTTCATCATGGCGATGCTTGACGTGACTGTCGTCAATGTCGCGCTCTCCGATATTCAGCATGATTTCTCGGTGCGGCTGGCTTCGCTGGTCTGGGTCGTCGACGCCTATACGCTGACATTCGCCGCATTGCTGCTGCTCGGCGGCGCACTCGCCGACCGGCTCGGCGCGCGACGCGTCTACGTGCTCGGCCTCGCGCTCTTTATCTGCGCGTCGGCGCTATGCGGCGCGGCCGGATCGGTCGCCATGCTGATCGGCGCGCGCCTGGCGCAAGGCGTGGCTGCCGCGCTATTCGTGCCAAGTTCTCTAAGCCTCCTGACCGAGTCGTTCGAGGACCGCCATGTACGCGCGAAGATAGTCGGGATCTGGAGTGCGATCGTCAGTGTCGCGTTTGCATCGGGGCCGCTCGTTGGCGGCGTGCTCGTGCATCGCTTTGGCTGGCGCAGCATTTTCTATCTGAACCTGCCAGTGGGGCTGATTGGTATCGCGCTGGCCTTTGCGTTCCTGCATCGGTCGCGCCGCAAATCGCACGCGCTCGACATGCCTAGCCATGCGCTCGTGATGATCGCGCTCGCGGCACTGAGCTTCGTGCTGATCGAAGGGCCGGTGTTCGGATGGTCCAGCCCCGCGATTGTCGGCGCCGCCCTGTTGGTGCCTGTCGTGCTGCTGGTCGCGATCGTCCGTGAACGCCGCGCCACGACGCCTGTCATTCCCGTGGACCTCGCTCGCAATGCCACGTTCTGGGCGCTCAATGGAATCGGCGCGTGCATGAACGTCGTGGTGTTCGGCGAGATTTTCGTGTTGAGCCTGTTTATACAGAAGGTCGATGGCGAGACCGCGCTCGGCGCCGGCGTCCGGATGCTTCCGGTGATGGCCGTGTTCGCGATCGCCAATTTCTGCTCAGGGCATCTGTCCGCGCGTCTCGGCGCCCGCAGGCTGCTGCTCGGCGGTATCGGACTCGCGGCTATCGCGTCGCTTGCCGCCACCGTGCTCGGCACGGGGCTCCCGTATGGCTGGTTGATCGTGCCGATCGCGCTGGTGAACGTAGGGGTCGGATTCGCGGTGCCGGCGATGACGGCCGCCGTGATGCACGAGGCCGGTCAGCGCAACGCGAATATCGGCGCCGCGGTGCTGAATGCGAACCGGCAGATCGGCGCGCTGGCCGGCGTCGCCGGGCTCGGCATCGTCCAGCATCTGACTGGCGACTGGGCGGAATCGCTGCGTATCGGCTTTGCGATTTTTGTGGTGTGTCTCGCGATCGCGTTCATGCTCGCGTGGTGGCGTGTGCATGCGGCGCCGAAAGAAATGGAAGCGGCCGAAGCATCGGCCGTGCACTGA
- a CDS encoding LLM class flavin-dependent oxidoreductase codes for MKKIGFLSFGHWANSPHSQARSASDVLLQSIDLAVAAEELGADGAYFRVHHFARQLGSPFPLLAAVGARTSRIEIGTAVIDMRYENPLYMAEDAGAADLIAGGRLQLGISRGSGEQVIDGWRYFGYAPEEGETHADLARRHTEVFYEVLRGEGFAQPNPRPMFANPPGLLRVEPHSEGLRERIWWGSGSDATAVWAGKMGMNLQCSTLKNDESGRPLHIQQAEQIRAYRQAWKEAGHSREPRVSVSRSIFALMNDRDRMYFGRDTHSEDTIGMLDENIRAIFGRSYAAEPDALVTQLAKDEAIAEADTLLLTVPNQLGVEYCAHVIGSILTHVAPALGWR; via the coding sequence ATGAAAAAGATCGGTTTTCTCTCGTTCGGCCACTGGGCCAATTCCCCGCATTCGCAGGCACGATCGGCATCCGATGTCCTGCTGCAATCCATCGACCTGGCGGTTGCAGCCGAGGAACTCGGCGCGGATGGCGCGTATTTTCGCGTTCATCATTTTGCCCGGCAGTTGGGGTCGCCTTTTCCGCTGCTTGCTGCCGTCGGCGCTAGAACCAGCAGGATTGAAATCGGCACAGCCGTGATCGACATGCGCTACGAAAACCCGCTCTATATGGCGGAGGATGCCGGCGCGGCAGATCTGATCGCGGGAGGGCGGCTGCAGCTTGGCATCAGTCGCGGCTCTGGCGAACAGGTGATCGATGGCTGGCGTTATTTCGGCTATGCGCCCGAGGAAGGCGAGACCCATGCCGATCTGGCGCGGCGCCATACCGAGGTGTTCTACGAGGTGCTGCGCGGCGAGGGCTTTGCTCAACCGAATCCGCGGCCGATGTTCGCGAATCCGCCGGGCCTGCTGCGTGTCGAGCCGCATTCCGAGGGCCTTCGCGAGCGGATCTGGTGGGGCTCGGGCTCCGATGCCACGGCGGTCTGGGCGGGCAAGATGGGGATGAACCTGCAGTGCTCGACGCTGAAGAACGATGAATCGGGCCGTCCGCTTCACATTCAGCAGGCCGAGCAGATTCGCGCTTACCGGCAGGCGTGGAAAGAAGCCGGCCATAGCCGCGAGCCGCGCGTGTCGGTCAGCCGCAGTATTTTTGCTCTGATGAACGATCGCGACCGGATGTACTTTGGACGCGACACGCACAGCGAGGATACGATCGGTATGCTCGATGAAAACATCCGGGCGATTTTCGGGCGCAGTTACGCGGCGGAGCCTGATGCGCTCGTCACGCAACTGGCAAAAGATGAGGCCATTGCTGAGGCCGATACCTTACTTTTGACGGTGCCGAATCAACTGGGTGTGGAGTACTGCGCTCACGTTATCGGATCGATCCTGACTCATGTCGCACCGGCGCTGGGGTGGCGTTAA
- a CDS encoding lysylphosphatidylglycerol synthase domain-containing protein: MKYLGRALALIGLIAAAWLVWREHPATVFRLLKDAGAGLVLAGLVHVLPMLANAWDWRSLIRKAQRPRLSTMLKVVWIRESVNGLLPVARIGGEIVSFRLLGRLGVRPATVVASLVVDMQLTLISQLVFALAAACYVLYHASAEATAVMERLAGVVAVVVPVLLLFALVQHARPFERAARVLNRMTSGKLLALVGRSARIDQSVKLIWRQRGVVVRYLCLWQTLQCIGFAFELWLALHFLGTDVSMAQAFVLEALIQMLSSVAFLVPAGLGVQEGGFVLIGGLLGLSPEICLALAGARRIRDLLIYVPGLLAWQAAEHASASNRRTGVRPCRFTRAEDGREMRG; this comes from the coding sequence ATGAAATATCTCGGACGGGCGTTAGCCCTGATCGGTCTTATCGCCGCGGCATGGCTCGTATGGCGCGAACATCCGGCTACCGTGTTCCGGCTGCTGAAAGATGCGGGCGCCGGGCTCGTGCTGGCCGGGCTCGTTCATGTGCTGCCGATGCTGGCGAACGCATGGGACTGGCGCTCACTGATCCGGAAGGCACAACGGCCGCGGCTGTCGACCATGCTGAAGGTGGTGTGGATCCGGGAGTCGGTGAACGGCCTGCTGCCGGTCGCCCGCATCGGCGGAGAAATCGTTTCGTTCCGTCTGCTCGGACGTCTCGGTGTGCGGCCGGCCACCGTTGTGGCGAGTCTTGTTGTCGATATGCAGCTCACGCTGATCAGCCAGCTGGTTTTTGCGCTCGCTGCTGCGTGCTATGTGCTCTATCACGCGTCCGCGGAAGCGACGGCCGTGATGGAACGCCTGGCCGGTGTCGTCGCTGTAGTCGTGCCGGTCCTGCTGCTCTTCGCACTCGTTCAGCACGCGCGCCCTTTTGAACGGGCGGCTCGCGTGCTTAACCGGATGACGAGCGGCAAGCTGCTTGCGCTGGTTGGCCGCTCCGCGCGCATTGATCAGTCGGTGAAGCTGATCTGGAGGCAGCGCGGCGTGGTCGTGCGCTATCTGTGTCTCTGGCAGACGCTGCAATGCATCGGCTTTGCATTCGAACTATGGCTGGCGCTTCATTTCCTCGGCACCGATGTGAGCATGGCGCAAGCGTTTGTGCTCGAGGCGTTGATCCAGATGCTGAGTAGCGTGGCCTTTCTCGTACCGGCCGGGCTCGGTGTACAGGAAGGCGGCTTCGTGCTGATCGGCGGCTTGCTGGGTCTGAGTCCGGAGATCTGCCTTGCCCTCGCGGGCGCGAGGCGAATACGCGATCTGCTGATCTACGTGCCGGGACTGCTCGCCTGGCAGGCGGCCGAGCATGCGTCCGCTTCGAACCGCCGTACAGGCGTTAGACCGTGTCGCTTCACGCGTGCAGAGGACGGACGCGAAATGCGTGGATAA
- a CDS encoding YybH family protein yields the protein MRRQIHHICFAMTAIAFAAFSSVASAKTVDEDPAAIIRNALEQWRDDFNARRAAHICDLFAPDLRYDFQGLPEQTYPLLCDRLHRALANTAQSIHYGLAIKEIIVSNHLAIVRLTWISTETDKRGKHVTHDETGLDVFGRQPDGSWKIIRYIAYPATAN from the coding sequence ATGAGACGACAGATACACCACATCTGCTTCGCGATGACCGCAATCGCGTTCGCGGCATTCTCGAGTGTGGCTAGCGCGAAGACGGTAGACGAAGATCCAGCGGCGATCATTCGCAATGCCCTGGAACAATGGCGAGATGATTTCAACGCACGACGTGCGGCGCATATCTGCGACCTCTTCGCGCCGGATCTCCGTTACGATTTTCAAGGCTTGCCCGAGCAGACGTACCCGTTGCTCTGCGACCGCTTGCATCGCGCGCTGGCCAACACGGCGCAATCGATCCACTACGGCCTGGCAATCAAGGAGATCATCGTCTCCAACCACCTCGCCATCGTCCGCCTCACCTGGATATCGACTGAGACCGACAAGCGTGGCAAACACGTCACCCATGACGAGACGGGGCTCGACGTGTTCGGTCGTCAACCTGATGGCAGCTGGAAGATCATTCGCTACATTGCCTACCCCGCGACCGCGAACTAG
- the fabZ gene encoding 3-hydroxyacyl-ACP dehydratase FabZ: MSIEKINLDIHKILALLPHRYPILLVDRVLEIEPHRSIKALKNVSINEPFVQGHFPARPVMPGVLILEALAQTAALLTLSGKPGDPANTLYLFAGIDNARFKRVVEPGDQLILHCTFERHLHGISKFKARAEVDGAVAAEADLMCAERHTNKDKSSEDA, encoded by the coding sequence ATGAGCATTGAAAAAATCAATCTCGACATTCATAAGATTCTCGCCCTTCTGCCGCATCGTTACCCGATCCTGCTGGTTGATCGTGTGCTCGAAATCGAACCGCACAGGAGCATCAAGGCGCTAAAGAACGTCTCGATCAATGAACCGTTCGTTCAAGGACATTTCCCGGCGCGGCCGGTCATGCCAGGCGTGCTGATCCTCGAAGCCCTCGCGCAGACCGCGGCGCTATTAACGCTATCAGGCAAGCCCGGTGATCCGGCGAACACGCTGTACCTGTTCGCCGGCATCGATAACGCGCGCTTCAAGCGCGTCGTGGAGCCGGGCGATCAACTGATCCTGCACTGCACGTTCGAGCGTCACCTGCATGGCATCTCGAAGTTCAAGGCGCGCGCCGAGGTCGATGGCGCCGTCGCGGCGGAAGCCGATCTGATGTGCGCGGAGCGCCACACCAACAAGGACAAGTCAAGCGAGGACGCATGA
- a CDS encoding response regulator transcription factor has protein sequence MVCPPSSKPCVLVVEDDDCARLEVSAALEDFGFEVEGVPTGFQGLLRATNGTFDAVVLDRMLPDIDGLSILSTLRNIGKQTPVLILSALDAVDERVRGLRAGGDDYVVKPFDALELNARLNALLRRRSLNGNDPALLCVDDLTLDPTTGDVRRAGQAIDLKPREYKLLEFMMRHVGQVVTRTMLLEAVWNYHFNANTNVIDMHISNLRRKISLNGQTSAMITTVRNAGYIIHACA, from the coding sequence ATGGTCTGTCCGCCGAGCAGCAAGCCGTGCGTGCTGGTCGTCGAAGACGACGACTGCGCGCGGCTCGAAGTGAGCGCCGCGCTCGAGGATTTCGGCTTCGAAGTCGAAGGCGTGCCGACCGGCTTCCAGGGGCTGCTGCGCGCGACCAATGGCACGTTCGATGCGGTGGTGCTCGATCGCATGCTGCCCGATATCGACGGCCTGTCGATCCTGTCGACGCTGCGCAATATCGGCAAGCAAACGCCGGTGCTGATCCTGAGCGCGCTCGATGCGGTCGACGAGCGCGTGCGCGGGTTGCGCGCCGGCGGCGACGACTATGTCGTGAAGCCGTTCGATGCGCTCGAACTCAACGCGCGCCTGAACGCGCTGTTGCGGCGGCGTTCACTGAACGGCAACGATCCGGCGCTGTTGTGCGTCGACGATCTGACGCTCGATCCGACCACCGGCGATGTGCGGCGCGCAGGGCAGGCCATCGATCTGAAGCCGCGCGAATACAAACTGCTCGAGTTCATGATGCGACATGTGGGCCAGGTCGTGACGCGGACCATGCTGCTCGAAGCGGTCTGGAATTACCACTTCAACGCGAACACGAACGTGATCGACATGCATATCAGCAATCTGCGCCGCAAGATCAGCCTGAACGGCCAGACCTCGGCGATGATCACGACGGTGCGCAACGCGGGCTACATCATTCATGCATGCGCCTAA
- a CDS encoding sensor histidine kinase: protein MAGKLNRRLPTRGTNDDLDRLADIVNTMLEEIERLVDEVRGVCTGIAHDLRTPMTHLRAGLERAQRRASTTEAYAQAVDAAIAQSDVVLSRFTALLRIAEIESGSRRASFSKLALDAVLHDVAELYEPLAEHRGLSLTVHTPMPVEVTGDSDLLFGAIENLLDNALKFTPRGGHISLGVLLDGGCPTLHVADTGPGIDPAERKAVLRPFYRSRCNATCSTPGHGLGLSLVAAIARVHDASLVILDNQPGCRIVLRFESADMHL from the coding sequence ATGGCGGGCAAGCTGAACCGGCGCTTGCCGACGCGCGGCACGAATGACGACCTCGACCGGCTCGCGGACATCGTCAACACGATGCTCGAAGAAATCGAGCGTCTCGTCGATGAGGTACGCGGCGTATGCACAGGCATCGCGCACGATTTGCGCACACCGATGACGCATTTGCGCGCGGGACTCGAGCGCGCACAGCGACGCGCCAGCACGACCGAAGCCTATGCGCAGGCCGTCGACGCCGCCATCGCGCAGTCGGATGTCGTGCTGAGCCGCTTCACGGCGTTGCTGCGCATTGCAGAGATCGAATCCGGCAGCCGCCGTGCGAGTTTCAGCAAGCTTGCACTTGATGCGGTGCTGCACGATGTCGCCGAACTGTACGAGCCGCTGGCCGAGCATCGCGGGTTGTCACTGACCGTTCATACACCGATGCCGGTCGAGGTGACGGGAGACTCCGATCTGCTGTTCGGCGCCATCGAAAACCTGCTCGACAATGCGCTCAAATTTACGCCGCGTGGTGGACATATCTCACTCGGCGTGTTGCTCGATGGCGGCTGTCCGACCTTACACGTCGCCGATACCGGTCCGGGTATCGATCCCGCTGAACGCAAAGCGGTGTTGAGGCCGTTCTATCGAAGCCGTTGTAACGCAACCTGTTCGACGCCGGGGCACGGTCTTGGCCTGAGCCTCGTCGCCGCGATCGCGCGCGTGCACGATGCGTCGCTGGTGATTCTCGACAACCAGCCGGGCTGCCGCATCGTGCTGCGCTTCGAGTCGGCAGACATGCATTTGTAA
- the hpnI gene encoding bacteriohopanetetrol glucosamine biosynthesis glycosyltransferase HpnI — MHALRAALFLCIPIGLVRVAESNDFASHIAHVLCVGLAGICAALAALGIGYTWLAGEFVRRFFARACAQPSSFPGVTLVKPLCGDEWNLEHNLVSFFEQDYPGPVQFVFGVHDPADVALATVERLRAQYPHAQVSVVIDSRLYGPNRKIGNLVNMLEHAEHDVLCFADSDVTVERSYLRHVVGALQGPGVGLVTCVYRGLCAPGWWPRFSAAATNYHFLPGVVTGLAIGRARPCFGQTIAMERTMLERIGGLTQFAHHLAEDHAIGDAVRRTGATVAIPPFTVRHACVETSFAKFVAHELRWSRTIRAVDRAGHLGSVLMHPIPFAMLAVLMSEGAAWAWVLAGIALVARLALKWRSDNAVQQTHRGIWLLPMWDALSFGIYVASFFSSRVEWRGFRFEVDEEGLLSPAHEESAQ; from the coding sequence ATGCACGCGCTGCGTGCGGCCTTGTTCCTGTGCATACCGATCGGGCTTGTGCGGGTGGCGGAGTCGAACGACTTTGCGTCGCATATCGCCCATGTGCTGTGTGTGGGTCTCGCGGGTATATGCGCCGCGCTGGCTGCGCTAGGGATTGGTTACACATGGCTTGCCGGCGAGTTCGTGCGCCGCTTCTTCGCGCGCGCATGTGCGCAGCCTTCGAGCTTTCCCGGTGTGACGCTCGTCAAGCCCTTGTGTGGCGACGAGTGGAATCTCGAACACAATCTCGTCAGTTTTTTCGAGCAGGATTATCCGGGTCCGGTCCAGTTCGTGTTTGGCGTGCACGACCCCGCGGACGTCGCACTCGCAACTGTCGAGAGACTACGCGCGCAGTATCCGCATGCGCAGGTCAGCGTGGTGATCGACTCGCGGCTTTACGGGCCTAACCGGAAGATCGGCAATCTCGTCAATATGCTCGAGCATGCGGAGCATGATGTGCTCTGCTTCGCCGACAGCGACGTGACCGTGGAGCGCAGTTATCTGCGGCACGTCGTCGGCGCATTGCAAGGTCCCGGCGTCGGACTCGTGACTTGCGTGTATCGCGGCTTGTGCGCGCCAGGCTGGTGGCCGCGTTTTTCCGCGGCCGCGACGAACTATCATTTCCTGCCCGGGGTCGTCACGGGCCTTGCGATCGGACGGGCGCGTCCCTGTTTTGGTCAGACCATCGCAATGGAACGGACGATGCTCGAGCGCATCGGCGGCCTCACGCAGTTCGCCCATCATCTCGCAGAGGATCACGCGATCGGCGACGCGGTGCGGCGCACCGGTGCGACCGTCGCCATCCCGCCGTTCACGGTACGGCATGCGTGCGTCGAGACGAGCTTCGCGAAGTTCGTCGCGCACGAATTGCGCTGGAGCCGTACGATCCGCGCGGTCGACAGGGCAGGGCATCTGGGCTCCGTGCTGATGCATCCGATTCCATTTGCCATGCTGGCGGTACTGATGTCGGAAGGCGCGGCGTGGGCGTGGGTGCTTGCCGGTATTGCACTAGTCGCGCGTCTCGCGCTCAAGTGGCGGTCCGACAATGCCGTACAGCAGACGCATCGAGGAATCTGGCTGCTGCCGATGTGGGATGCGTTATCGTTCGGTATCTACGTCGCGAGCTTCTTCTCGTCCCGTGTCGAGTGGCGCGGCTTCAGATTCGAAGTCGACGAAGAAGGCCTCCTGTCGCCGGCACACGAAGAATCAGCTCAATGA
- the lpxA gene encoding acyl-ACP--UDP-N-acetylglucosamine O-acyltransferase, whose product MSRIHPTALIEAGAQLDESVDVGPYSVIGAHVTIGARSTVGSHSVIEGHTTIGEDNHIGHYASVGDRPQDMKYRDEPTRLVIGNRNTIREFTTIHTGTVQDAGVTTIGDDNWIMAYVHIGHDCRIGHHVTLSSNAQMAGHVTIGDYALIGEMSGVHQFVRIGTHAVLGASTALGQDVPPYVIAGGNRIVEPHGINVEGLRRHGFPAGSISVLRTAYRVLYEDGLSLEEAKVQLKKLGSAGGEGDVPVQTLLAFVEASQRGILR is encoded by the coding sequence ATGAGCAGGATCCATCCCACTGCGCTCATCGAAGCGGGCGCGCAGCTTGACGAATCCGTCGACGTCGGGCCGTATTCCGTGATCGGCGCACACGTGACGATCGGCGCGCGCAGCACGGTCGGCTCGCATAGCGTGATCGAAGGCCACACGACGATCGGCGAAGACAACCATATCGGCCATTACGCATCGGTCGGCGATCGTCCACAGGACATGAAGTACCGCGACGAGCCGACCCGGCTCGTGATCGGCAACCGCAATACGATCCGCGAGTTCACGACCATCCACACCGGCACGGTGCAGGATGCGGGCGTCACCACGATCGGCGACGACAACTGGATCATGGCCTATGTGCACATCGGGCACGACTGCCGCATCGGCCACCACGTGACGCTGTCGAGCAACGCACAGATGGCCGGCCACGTGACGATCGGCGACTACGCGCTCATCGGCGAGATGTCGGGCGTGCATCAGTTCGTGCGCATCGGTACGCATGCCGTGCTTGGCGCTTCAACGGCGCTTGGGCAGGATGTGCCGCCTTATGTGATCGCCGGGGGCAATCGGATTGTCGAGCCGCACGGCATCAACGTCGAAGGGCTACGCCGCCACGGCTTCCCGGCGGGTTCGATTTCGGTGCTGCGCACCGCGTATCGCGTGCTCTACGAGGACGGCCTGTCGCTTGAAGAAGCGAAGGTGCAATTGAAGAAACTCGGCTCGGCCGGCGGTGAGGGCGACGTGCCGGTGCAGACGCTGCTCGCGTTTGTCGAAGCGTCGCAGCGTGGGATCTTGCGCTAA